One Salinimonas marina DNA segment encodes these proteins:
- the aceF gene encoding dihydrolipoyllysine-residue acetyltransferase, which translates to MADIKDVLVPDLGEDEVEVIEVLVAEGDDIEAEDSLVTVESDKASMDIPAPFGGKVSALKVSVGDKISEGDLLMQLEAAGDDSSDEADESQEQSESDDQAAEETTTKADQGDSAKDAKSGSEQSETKGAKASGGSSSTVEVTVPDIGDAEEVDIIEVLVSEGDTVEAEDGLITLETDKATMDVPAPQGGKVVSLKVKEGDKVSEGSLILMLEVAGDEDGEQAADDDAASGQSEPDDAGTKGEPAAADSNEPDSSDDGGEEEIEVTVPDIGDAADVEVIEVLVSEGDTIEAEDGLITVETDKATMDVPAPKAGTVIKMMVKQGDKVSQGSQVLMLKVKGSGSKPATKTEDKPAKSEQKASAKDSSQESKSQDSGRPKPPPVPHHPSAGEKQKSGKVHASPSVRRLAREFGVDLSEVSGSGRKDRILKEDVQSYVKYELSRPKATASSAGKGEGGGLQVIPQPKVDFSKFGDVEEVPLTRIQKLSGPNLHRNWVSIPHVTQFEEADITDVEAFRKEQNQVAEKRKMGFKITPLVFMMKAVADALKAYPIFNTSLSESGESLIQKKYYHIGIAVDTPNGLVVPVVRDVDQKGIHELSKELMDISVKARDGKLKSADMQGSCFTISSLGGIGGTAFTPIVNAPDVAILGVSKSEMKPKWNGKDFEPRLMLPLSLSYDHRVIDGAVAARFAVHLKAVLEDLRQMLL; encoded by the coding sequence ATGGCAGATATTAAAGACGTTCTCGTACCCGACCTAGGTGAAGACGAAGTAGAAGTCATTGAAGTGTTGGTGGCAGAGGGCGATGACATTGAAGCGGAAGACTCGCTGGTTACGGTTGAAAGTGACAAAGCCAGTATGGATATTCCGGCGCCCTTTGGCGGTAAAGTCAGTGCTTTGAAAGTCAGCGTAGGAGATAAGATTTCTGAAGGCGATTTGCTGATGCAATTAGAAGCTGCTGGTGATGACAGCAGCGACGAAGCTGATGAGTCTCAGGAACAATCTGAGTCAGACGACCAGGCCGCAGAAGAGACCACTACAAAAGCCGATCAGGGTGACTCTGCAAAAGACGCAAAATCAGGCAGCGAGCAAAGTGAAACCAAGGGCGCGAAAGCATCAGGTGGTAGCAGCTCTACCGTTGAAGTAACGGTGCCGGATATTGGTGATGCAGAGGAAGTTGACATCATCGAAGTGTTGGTCAGCGAAGGCGATACGGTGGAAGCCGAAGACGGTCTGATTACCCTTGAAACCGACAAAGCGACCATGGATGTGCCTGCGCCTCAGGGCGGCAAAGTCGTCAGCCTGAAAGTTAAAGAAGGCGATAAGGTCAGTGAAGGTTCACTGATTCTGATGCTGGAAGTCGCGGGTGACGAAGACGGTGAGCAGGCCGCCGACGATGACGCGGCATCAGGTCAGAGCGAGCCGGATGATGCCGGCACCAAAGGCGAACCTGCCGCTGCCGATAGCAATGAGCCAGATTCGTCTGATGATGGCGGTGAAGAAGAAATTGAAGTGACTGTACCTGACATCGGCGATGCTGCGGATGTTGAAGTTATCGAAGTGCTGGTTAGCGAAGGTGATACAATTGAAGCCGAAGATGGCCTGATCACCGTTGAAACTGACAAGGCGACCATGGATGTTCCGGCCCCCAAAGCCGGCACCGTAATCAAGATGATGGTGAAGCAAGGCGATAAAGTCTCGCAGGGCTCACAGGTATTAATGCTGAAGGTTAAGGGCAGTGGCAGTAAGCCAGCTACCAAGACCGAAGACAAACCGGCTAAATCAGAGCAAAAAGCCTCTGCTAAAGACAGCTCACAAGAGAGCAAGTCACAGGACAGCGGCCGTCCTAAGCCGCCGCCGGTTCCACATCATCCTTCGGCAGGTGAAAAACAAAAATCGGGTAAGGTTCATGCCTCACCCTCGGTTCGTCGCCTGGCCCGTGAATTTGGGGTGGATTTGTCTGAAGTATCAGGCAGTGGTCGTAAAGACCGGATCCTCAAAGAAGATGTACAATCGTACGTAAAATACGAGCTGTCACGACCCAAAGCGACAGCAAGCTCTGCCGGCAAAGGCGAGGGCGGTGGTCTGCAGGTCATTCCACAGCCAAAAGTCGATTTTTCTAAATTTGGTGATGTTGAAGAAGTTCCGCTAACGCGTATTCAAAAACTGTCAGGGCCAAACCTGCATCGTAACTGGGTGTCGATTCCCCATGTTACCCAGTTTGAAGAAGCGGACATTACTGATGTAGAAGCATTTCGTAAAGAACAAAACCAGGTGGCCGAGAAGCGCAAGATGGGCTTCAAGATCACGCCGTTGGTGTTCATGATGAAAGCGGTGGCCGATGCGCTCAAAGCCTACCCGATTTTCAATACTTCACTTTCTGAGTCAGGCGAGTCTTTAATTCAGAAAAAGTATTACCATATTGGTATTGCAGTAGACACACCAAATGGTCTGGTGGTTCCGGTGGTTCGTGATGTTGATCAGAAAGGCATCCACGAATTATCGAAAGAGCTGATGGATATTAGTGTGAAAGCCCGTGACGGTAAGCTGAAGTCTGCCGATATGCAGGGAAGTTGTTTCACTATTTCCAGCTTAGGTGGCATTGGCGGTACCGCCTTTACGCCTATTGTGAATGCGCCAGACGTAGCAATCCTGGGTGTCTCGAAGAGCGAGATGAAGCCGAAGTGGAATGGCAAGGACTTTGAACCTCGCCTGATGCTGCCGCTATCTTTGTCTTACGACCACCGGGTTATCGACGGTGCGGTTGCAGCCCGGTTTGCCGTGCATCTTAAAGCGGTCTTAGAAGACCTGCGCCAGATGCTACTATAG
- the lpdA gene encoding dihydrolipoyl dehydrogenase — MSEIKTQLVVLGAGPGGYSAAFRAADMGVETVIVDARETLGGVCLNVGCIPSKALLHVAKVMKEAKQMAAHGVSFGEPEVDLDKLRDYKDSVVGQLTKGLSGMTKMRKVKHVRGTGKFTGANTLEVEGEDGTTTIKFDNAIIAAGSEPVKLPFIPEDDRVIDSTGALEMKDIPEKMLVLGGGIIGLEMGTVYEALGSKIDVVEFLDQLIPAADKDIMKVFMKDYKDKFNIMLETKVTDVEAKDDGLYVTFEGKNAPSEKVRYDKVLVAVGRTPNGKKVGADKAGVEVDDRGFINVNKQMQTNVKNIYAIGDLVGQPMLAHKAVHEGHAAAEVIAGKNHYFDPRCIPSVAYTEPEVAWVGLTEKEAKEEGVNYETASFPWAASGRAIASDATNGLTKMIFDKDSGRVIGGAIVGTNAGEMLGEIGLAIEMGADAEDVALTIHAHPTLNESIGLASEIFEGSITDMPNPKAKKKK, encoded by the coding sequence ATGAGCGAAATTAAAACTCAGCTAGTTGTATTGGGCGCAGGACCAGGCGGTTATTCTGCGGCTTTTCGCGCTGCCGATATGGGCGTAGAAACCGTGATTGTTGATGCCAGGGAAACACTGGGTGGGGTTTGTTTGAATGTTGGGTGTATCCCTTCAAAAGCCCTGTTGCACGTAGCCAAGGTAATGAAAGAAGCAAAACAGATGGCCGCGCACGGCGTAAGCTTTGGCGAACCGGAAGTCGACCTGGATAAACTACGGGACTATAAAGATTCGGTTGTGGGTCAGCTGACAAAAGGCTTGTCAGGAATGACCAAGATGCGCAAGGTTAAACATGTGCGTGGTACCGGCAAATTTACCGGTGCCAACACCCTAGAAGTGGAAGGTGAAGACGGCACCACCACCATCAAGTTTGATAATGCGATCATCGCTGCAGGTTCTGAGCCGGTTAAATTGCCGTTCATTCCAGAAGACGACCGGGTTATTGACTCAACCGGCGCTCTGGAAATGAAAGACATTCCGGAAAAAATGCTGGTATTGGGTGGCGGTATCATTGGTCTGGAAATGGGCACAGTGTATGAAGCACTGGGCTCTAAGATTGATGTGGTTGAATTTTTGGACCAGCTTATTCCTGCTGCCGATAAAGACATCATGAAAGTCTTCATGAAAGACTATAAAGATAAATTCAACATCATGCTTGAAACCAAAGTAACGGATGTTGAAGCCAAAGATGACGGCTTGTACGTAACCTTCGAAGGCAAAAATGCACCGTCAGAAAAAGTACGTTACGACAAAGTGCTGGTAGCGGTGGGTCGTACCCCCAATGGTAAAAAAGTAGGCGCAGATAAAGCCGGCGTAGAAGTAGACGACCGTGGTTTCATCAACGTGAACAAGCAGATGCAAACCAATGTGAAAAACATCTATGCGATTGGCGACCTGGTAGGACAGCCTATGCTGGCCCACAAAGCGGTGCATGAAGGCCACGCAGCAGCAGAAGTTATTGCTGGTAAGAATCACTACTTTGATCCGCGTTGTATTCCTTCAGTGGCCTACACCGAACCAGAAGTTGCCTGGGTGGGTCTGACCGAGAAAGAAGCTAAAGAAGAAGGCGTGAATTACGAGACCGCCTCCTTCCCGTGGGCGGCGTCAGGTCGGGCGATTGCCTCTGATGCTACCAACGGTCTGACCAAAATGATCTTTGATAAAGATTCAGGTCGGGTGATTGGTGGTGCCATTGTCGGTACTAACGCCGGCGAGATGCTGGGTGAAATTGGTCTGGCTATCGAAATGGGCGCCGACGCCGAAGATGTGGCCCTGACTATTCATGCTCACCCTACGCTGAATGAGTCAATTGGCCTGGCCAGCGAGATCTTCGAAGGTAGCATTACCGATATGCCAAACCCGAAGGCGAAAAAGAAAAAGTAA
- a CDS encoding LysR family transcriptional regulator gives MRPQELNLLMIFDAIMTEGAITRAADRLSMTQPAVSNALSRMRAVWGDELFVKDGRGIQPTAFAKNMWSQIQTPLSALEDAVNPDQFDPATATRTFRIAATDTFVDVIWGPLRQVIEREAPGINIYAVPNPTIESADILKAAEAELAISKYTQSESVIRSEHLLDPSYVVVMRPDHPLAQEQLTLEQFINADHLLVSLTGDVTGPTDLALQSLGKKRRVAMSVNNFFNVPGLLKQTNLICVAPSMVLEREIFSKQLAVFESPVEVSPTPVTLLWHKRQDHDPGLQWLRRHVVRIIHQRVEQHQQLLNQCCRKGYCEQAVLEAKAQHHYECITQACEQLNIEPKAITPGH, from the coding sequence GTGCGTCCACAAGAACTGAATTTACTAATGATTTTTGACGCCATCATGACCGAGGGCGCTATCACCCGGGCGGCAGACCGGCTTTCGATGACGCAGCCTGCGGTGTCCAATGCCTTGTCCCGGATGCGAGCCGTGTGGGGCGATGAACTGTTTGTTAAAGACGGCCGTGGTATTCAGCCCACGGCTTTTGCGAAAAATATGTGGAGCCAGATTCAAACACCGCTAAGTGCACTGGAAGATGCGGTGAACCCTGATCAATTTGACCCGGCCACGGCAACCCGGACCTTTAGGATTGCCGCCACCGATACCTTTGTCGATGTGATCTGGGGGCCGTTGCGTCAGGTTATCGAGCGTGAAGCCCCGGGTATTAATATTTATGCGGTACCCAATCCCACCATAGAGTCTGCCGATATTTTAAAAGCCGCTGAAGCCGAGCTGGCCATCTCCAAATATACCCAGTCAGAAAGCGTGATACGTTCTGAACATCTGTTGGATCCCAGTTATGTCGTGGTCATGCGCCCTGACCATCCGCTGGCCCAGGAACAGCTCACATTAGAGCAATTCATCAATGCGGATCATTTGCTGGTGTCGTTAACCGGCGATGTAACCGGCCCGACGGATCTGGCATTGCAGAGTCTGGGAAAAAAACGCCGGGTGGCGATGTCGGTAAACAACTTTTTTAATGTGCCGGGACTGCTAAAACAAACAAATCTGATTTGTGTGGCACCGTCGATGGTGCTGGAGCGGGAAATCTTTTCTAAACAACTGGCGGTGTTCGAAAGCCCGGTGGAGGTAAGCCCTACCCCGGTCACGTTACTATGGCACAAGCGCCAGGATCATGATCCGGGCTTACAATGGCTACGTCGCCATGTGGTTCGCATTATCCATCAGCGGGTTGAACAGCATCAACAATTGCTGAACCAGTGTTGCCGCAAGGGGTATTGCGAGCAGGCGGTACTCGAGGCCAAAGCACAGCATCATTATGAGTGTATAACCCAGGCCTGTGAGCAACTGAACATTGAACCTAAAGCGATTACCCCAGGTCACTAA
- a CDS encoding efflux RND transporter periplasmic adaptor subunit: protein MPLIKRLSFLIIALSLVAACTDDKAAEQQSAAAPAGVPVDVAPVVAQRITEWDSFTGRLEAPQQVSLRPRVSGYIDFVAFEEGEYVEQGDTLFLIDNRQFKAEVQRLEAQLQSARSQLRLARQDKSRAEGLRESQSISKEVLDTRISGVEQAQAQVAQTQAALELARLNRGFARVEAPIAGRVSRANITQGNYVTAGQTVLTSIVSSEKLYAYFDIDETTWLNYQQAQQRSDAVAAQPVAMRLANEDDYRHWGRINFVDNQVNSSTGTLRVRAVFANENKDLMPGLFAHLKLAGGKAENGILVAEKAIGTDLNNKYVMVVNQDNKVEYRAVKMGDKVGGSLRIIKSGLKADDIIVVNGLQRIRPGATVAPNTVSMADEQTLEQLQAWQQRVDNASGIARRRSNVTVGGVQ, encoded by the coding sequence ATGCCATTAATTAAACGATTAAGCTTTCTCATAATAGCGCTATCGCTAGTGGCAGCCTGTACGGATGACAAGGCTGCAGAGCAACAAAGTGCTGCTGCACCGGCCGGTGTTCCGGTAGATGTGGCGCCGGTGGTGGCACAGCGTATTACCGAATGGGACAGTTTTACTGGCCGTCTTGAAGCGCCCCAACAGGTATCATTACGCCCCCGTGTGTCTGGTTACATCGACTTTGTCGCGTTCGAAGAAGGCGAATATGTGGAACAGGGCGATACGCTGTTTCTGATTGATAACCGCCAGTTTAAAGCTGAAGTGCAGCGGTTGGAAGCCCAATTACAATCGGCCCGCAGTCAGCTGCGTTTAGCCAGACAGGACAAAAGCCGTGCCGAAGGTTTACGTGAAAGTCAGTCCATCTCAAAAGAGGTGCTGGATACTCGCATCAGCGGTGTAGAGCAGGCTCAGGCTCAGGTCGCGCAAACTCAGGCAGCCCTGGAACTGGCGCGATTAAATCGCGGCTTTGCCCGCGTCGAAGCGCCTATCGCAGGCCGGGTCTCCCGGGCCAATATCACTCAGGGTAACTATGTTACCGCCGGCCAGACGGTGCTCACCTCCATTGTGTCTTCCGAAAAACTGTATGCTTACTTTGATATTGACGAAACCACCTGGCTGAACTATCAGCAGGCTCAGCAGCGCAGCGATGCTGTTGCTGCACAACCGGTAGCCATGCGTCTGGCTAATGAAGATGACTATCGCCACTGGGGAAGAATAAATTTTGTGGATAACCAGGTTAACAGCAGCACCGGAACCTTGCGGGTGCGTGCGGTATTTGCCAATGAAAATAAAGACCTGATGCCTGGTTTATTTGCGCATCTTAAGCTGGCAGGTGGCAAAGCTGAAAATGGCATTCTGGTGGCCGAAAAAGCTATTGGTACCGACCTGAACAACAAGTATGTGATGGTGGTTAATCAGGATAATAAAGTGGAATATCGCGCGGTAAAGATGGGCGATAAGGTCGGCGGTTCGCTGCGTATTATCAAAAGCGGGCTGAAGGCGGATGACATCATTGTGGTCAATGGCTTACAACGCATACGCCCGGGCGCCACGGTGGCCCCTAATACAGTTTCTATGGCCGATGAGCAGACCCTCGAGCAACTGCAGGCGTGGCAGCAACGCGTAGACAACGCCAGCGGTATCGCCCGTCGCCGCTCTAATGTTACTGTGGGCGGAGTGCAATAA
- a CDS encoding efflux RND transporter permease subunit translates to MNFSRFFIHRPIFAAVLSLLIFIGGAIAVWKLPITEYPDVVPPTVVVTANYPGANPKVIGETVATPIEQEINGVQDMLYMSSQATSDGTMTLTVTFAIGTNPDEATTLVQNRVNRALPRLPEEVQRLGVVTEKSSPNLTMVVHLTSPDNRYDMLYLSNYGDQYVKDELNRIEGVGQVRLFGAGEYSMRVWLNPNKLAALKMNPGDVVKAIRSQNQQAAAGSLGAQPTGTSEFQWLINVRGRLVEQDEFDEIIVKTGENGEITRLKDVARTELGANNYALRSLLNNRPAAAIPVFQAPGSNAIQISDDVRARMAELEKAFPQGLEYEIVYDPTVFVRGSIEAVVNTLLEAVLLVVLVVVLFLQTWRASIIPLVAVPISLVGTFAFMHLLGFSLNALSLFGLVLAIGIVVDDAIVVVENVERNIAEGLSPVAATTQAMKEVTGPIVATTLVLAAVFIPTAFMSGLTGQFYKQFALTITISTVISAINSLTLSPALSALLLKPHSSKNDWLTRAMDKALGGWLFKPFNRFFDKASAKYTNGVGSLVRKGGIVMVLYAGLLALTWQQFDSTPTGYVPPQDKMYLVAFAQLPNAASLDRTEQVIRDMSAIAMEHPGVSDAVAFPGLNINGFTNSPSSGILFTPLKPFSERQSPELSAAAIAADLNKAFGSIKGAYVAIFPPPPVQGLGTIGGFRLQLQDRDSLGFAALEKVSNEVIQKAWADPALTDAFTSFTVNVPQLDVDVDREKAITQGVDIDTLFNTMQGYLGAIYVNDFNLFGRTYQVNVQADAPYRQDVEQIEQMKVRNKDGEMIPLGSMLNIDYSAGPDRVMHYNGYVTAEINGAPAAGYSSDQAKAAIEKILDDTLPIGMTYEWTELTYQQILAGNTAVYVFPLVVLLVFLVLAAQYESLRLPLAIILIVPMTLLSALIGVGLFEGNNNIFTQIGLIVLVGLATKNAILIVEFAKELEEDGHDAFSAIKEASRLRLRPILMTSIAFIMGVLPMVLSTGAGAEMRQAMGVAVFSGMIGVTVFGLILTPVFYYLLQRKKASKAS, encoded by the coding sequence ATGAACTTTTCGCGCTTTTTTATTCATCGTCCTATATTCGCGGCGGTGTTGTCGCTGCTGATATTTATCGGCGGCGCCATTGCGGTCTGGAAATTACCGATCACCGAGTATCCTGATGTGGTACCGCCCACCGTGGTGGTCACCGCCAACTACCCGGGGGCGAACCCTAAAGTCATCGGCGAAACCGTGGCCACCCCGATTGAGCAGGAAATAAACGGGGTGCAGGACATGCTGTATATGTCCTCCCAGGCAACTTCCGATGGCACCATGACATTAACAGTTACCTTTGCCATTGGTACCAATCCGGATGAAGCCACTACCCTGGTGCAAAACCGGGTAAACCGGGCGCTACCAAGACTGCCTGAAGAAGTGCAGCGACTGGGGGTCGTGACCGAAAAGTCGTCACCCAACCTGACCATGGTGGTGCATTTAACCTCGCCGGATAATCGGTATGACATGCTGTACCTGTCTAATTATGGCGATCAGTATGTTAAAGATGAGCTGAATCGTATTGAAGGGGTCGGCCAGGTTCGGCTGTTTGGTGCGGGTGAATACAGCATGCGGGTGTGGCTGAACCCCAATAAGCTGGCGGCGCTTAAGATGAACCCCGGCGACGTGGTAAAGGCCATTCGCTCGCAAAATCAGCAGGCGGCGGCCGGCAGCCTGGGTGCCCAACCCACCGGCACCAGTGAATTTCAGTGGCTAATCAATGTTCGTGGCCGTCTGGTAGAACAAGATGAGTTTGACGAAATTATTGTCAAAACCGGCGAAAATGGTGAAATTACCCGGCTTAAAGATGTTGCCCGCACCGAGCTGGGCGCCAACAATTATGCCCTGCGTTCTTTGTTAAACAATCGTCCTGCTGCGGCCATTCCGGTGTTTCAGGCACCGGGTTCTAATGCGATTCAAATCTCTGATGATGTGCGTGCACGCATGGCGGAGCTGGAAAAAGCCTTTCCTCAGGGTTTGGAATACGAAATTGTATATGACCCCACCGTGTTTGTACGCGGGTCTATTGAAGCGGTGGTCAATACGCTGCTAGAGGCGGTATTGCTGGTAGTGCTGGTGGTCGTGCTGTTTTTGCAGACCTGGCGTGCCTCCATCATTCCGCTGGTGGCGGTGCCTATCTCCCTGGTGGGTACCTTTGCCTTTATGCATTTGCTGGGCTTTTCGTTAAACGCGCTGTCGCTGTTCGGACTGGTACTGGCCATTGGGATTGTGGTCGATGATGCCATAGTGGTGGTAGAAAATGTCGAACGCAATATTGCCGAAGGCTTATCACCGGTAGCTGCGACAACCCAGGCGATGAAAGAAGTCACCGGGCCTATTGTCGCCACCACCTTAGTGCTGGCGGCAGTTTTTATTCCGACCGCCTTTATGAGCGGCCTGACGGGCCAGTTCTACAAACAGTTTGCCCTGACCATTACTATCTCTACAGTGATTTCAGCCATTAACTCCCTGACCCTGAGTCCGGCCTTATCGGCACTGCTGTTAAAACCTCACAGTAGCAAAAATGACTGGCTGACCCGGGCGATGGACAAAGCCTTAGGTGGCTGGTTGTTCAAACCATTTAACCGCTTTTTTGACAAGGCCTCGGCCAAATACACCAATGGCGTAGGCTCTTTGGTACGCAAAGGCGGTATTGTGATGGTGCTGTATGCCGGACTATTGGCATTGACCTGGCAGCAGTTTGACAGTACGCCTACCGGCTACGTGCCGCCGCAGGACAAAATGTATCTGGTGGCCTTTGCCCAACTGCCCAATGCCGCGTCGCTGGATAGAACCGAGCAGGTTATCCGGGATATGTCGGCCATTGCCATGGAGCACCCTGGTGTGTCTGATGCCGTGGCGTTTCCGGGGCTTAACATCAATGGCTTTACCAATAGTCCCAGCTCGGGCATATTGTTTACGCCGTTAAAGCCGTTTTCAGAGCGCCAGTCACCAGAGCTTTCCGCGGCGGCCATTGCTGCTGATCTGAACAAAGCCTTTGGCTCCATTAAAGGCGCCTACGTGGCTATTTTTCCGCCACCGCCGGTGCAGGGCTTAGGCACCATTGGGGGCTTCAGGTTGCAATTGCAGGATCGGGATTCTCTGGGCTTTGCCGCCCTGGAAAAAGTCTCCAACGAGGTCATTCAAAAAGCCTGGGCCGACCCGGCGCTGACCGATGCTTTCACCAGTTTTACGGTGAATGTGCCGCAGCTGGACGTGGATGTGGATCGGGAAAAGGCCATCACCCAGGGCGTGGATATCGATACGCTGTTTAATACCATGCAAGGGTATCTGGGGGCTATCTATGTCAACGACTTTAACCTGTTTGGCCGCACCTATCAGGTCAATGTTCAGGCCGATGCCCCATACCGACAGGATGTGGAGCAAATCGAGCAGATGAAGGTTAGAAACAAAGACGGCGAAATGATTCCGCTGGGCTCGATGCTGAATATTGATTACAGCGCCGGCCCGGACCGGGTGATGCATTACAATGGATATGTGACCGCGGAAATTAACGGTGCCCCGGCAGCTGGCTACAGCTCTGATCAGGCCAAAGCTGCCATCGAAAAAATCCTGGATGACACCTTACCCATCGGCATGACCTACGAGTGGACCGAATTAACCTATCAGCAGATTCTGGCAGGCAATACCGCGGTGTATGTATTCCCATTGGTGGTGTTACTGGTGTTTTTAGTGCTGGCAGCCCAGTATGAAAGTCTGCGTCTGCCGCTGGCCATCATTCTTATTGTACCGATGACGCTGTTAAGCGCGCTGATTGGCGTAGGGCTGTTTGAAGGAAACAACAATATCTTTACCCAGATAGGCTTGATTGTCCTGGTAGGGCTGGCCACCAAAAATGCCATTTTGATTGTGGAGTTTGCCAAGGAACTTGAAGAAGACGGGCACGATGCCTTTAGTGCGATTAAAGAAGCCTCCCGCCTGCGGCTGCGCCCCATTCTGATGACCTCGATTGCCTTTATTATGGGGGTACTGCCAATGGTGTTATCCACCGGTGCCGGCGCCGAAATGCGCCAGGCGATGGGAGTGGCGGTATTCTCCGGCATGATTGGGGTCACCGTGTTCGGACTCATTTTAACCCCGGTATTCTATTACCTGTTGCAACGCAAAAAAGCCAGCAAGGCGTCTTAA
- a CDS encoding DUF1289 domain-containing protein → MTDSSPSIPSQLEFFDVPSPCIGVCESGRRGYCKGCFRSRDERRFWYQADTATRRQIVAACYKRKQAAQRRARQHDKPSSAGPTQFELFDNT, encoded by the coding sequence ATGACAGACTCTTCGCCTTCAATACCCTCCCAGCTGGAGTTTTTTGATGTGCCCAGCCCTTGCATCGGTGTGTGCGAGTCGGGTCGTCGCGGGTATTGTAAAGGCTGTTTTCGCAGTCGTGATGAACGACGCTTCTGGTATCAGGCCGACACGGCTACCCGTCGCCAGATAGTGGCAGCGTGCTATAAACGTAAACAGGCGGCGCAGCGCCGTGCCCGCCAGCACGATAAACCGTCTTCGGCGGGCCCGACTCAGTTTGAATTGTTCGACAATACATAG
- a CDS encoding HDOD domain-containing protein, whose translation MSLENYASFAAQSFTLPDICLRIREILDDHRSDSDDIARLIAVDPSLTAKILKLANSALFRFPSQVDSISKAVSVIGGEALYNLVVAETATTAFKVFDTPYVNLDAHWQASVYTGVVAKRLAKLAGLRGSDRFFVNGILLNLSELVAAKYNPKLYSEYTQFSKGTPWSRQQAVFGFDFARLSGVIMEKWQLPMPLYYPVQELHNTEKQALEQDIALLACALRVTICQIRPEMSKEIDPVPPASNRILTFAHEQLDEVVAYADKEAEKISSLIY comes from the coding sequence ATGTCTTTAGAAAACTACGCCTCATTTGCAGCACAATCCTTTACACTGCCGGATATCTGTTTGCGGATTCGCGAGATTTTAGATGATCATCGTTCAGACAGTGACGACATTGCCCGTTTAATTGCGGTAGACCCGTCACTGACGGCTAAAATTTTAAAGCTGGCCAACAGTGCTTTGTTCAGATTCCCGTCGCAGGTAGATTCCATCAGCAAAGCTGTGAGTGTTATTGGTGGTGAAGCATTATACAACCTGGTGGTCGCCGAAACCGCCACCACCGCCTTCAAGGTGTTCGATACGCCTTATGTTAACTTAGACGCCCACTGGCAGGCATCGGTCTATACCGGGGTGGTGGCCAAACGGCTGGCAAAACTGGCCGGGCTTCGTGGCAGTGACCGTTTTTTTGTCAATGGTATTTTGTTGAATCTCAGCGAACTGGTGGCCGCCAAATACAATCCGAAGCTCTACAGTGAATACACCCAATTTTCGAAAGGCACACCCTGGAGTCGTCAACAGGCGGTGTTCGGCTTTGATTTTGCCCGATTAAGCGGCGTTATCATGGAAAAATGGCAGTTACCCATGCCTTTGTACTATCCGGTGCAGGAATTACACAATACAGAAAAACAGGCACTGGAACAGGATATTGCTTTATTAGCCTGCGCCCTGCGGGTTACAATTTGTCAGATACGGCCTGAAATGTCGAAGGAAATTGACCCGGTGCCGCCGGCATCAAACCGCATCTTAACCTTTGCTCATGAGCAGTTGGACGAGGTTGTGGCTTATGCCGACAAAGAAGCTGAGAAAATTTCCTCGCTGATATACTAA
- a CDS encoding DUF481 domain-containing protein — translation MQNHSRRCLLVLAACLFGSVPSYAAEKNLIQTLYHTDFTYRQDEEEDLFSLDGEVGVLNSTGNTDAFSLKAGVIAEQETFHWNNNYSAELLYKQIEVENNGVTEDQVSAQRFYGTAQFDNKLDTPGRRLFFYADYENDEFNGYEYRATLASGWSQRVWNTDESMLRYSVGPGYGLVSAEDGTQTNINNGLILRASGEYHYQWYTGSRFRQFLSTEVGPDNIKTRSETALSANLFDSLAMKLSFIVSFETQPLPDVPNLNTETSLSVVYRFF, via the coding sequence ATGCAAAACCATTCCAGAAGATGTTTACTGGTTCTGGCTGCCTGTTTGTTTGGCAGTGTGCCGTCTTATGCCGCCGAGAAAAATCTGATTCAAACCTTGTATCATACGGACTTCACCTATCGCCAGGATGAAGAGGAAGATCTGTTTTCGTTAGACGGGGAAGTGGGGGTGTTAAATTCAACCGGTAACACCGATGCCTTTTCTCTTAAGGCTGGTGTGATTGCCGAGCAGGAAACCTTTCACTGGAACAACAATTATTCGGCCGAGTTGCTGTACAAGCAAATTGAAGTGGAAAATAACGGGGTCACAGAAGATCAGGTTAGTGCCCAGCGTTTTTACGGTACGGCGCAGTTCGACAACAAGCTGGATACCCCAGGCCGAAGACTGTTCTTTTATGCCGATTACGAAAATGATGAGTTCAATGGGTACGAGTATCGGGCGACCCTGGCCAGCGGCTGGTCTCAGCGAGTCTGGAACACCGATGAAAGTATGCTGCGTTATAGTGTGGGGCCGGGATATGGGCTGGTCTCCGCCGAAGATGGCACCCAGACCAACATCAATAACGGGTTGATTTTACGGGCCTCGGGCGAATACCATTATCAGTGGTATACCGGTTCCCGGTTTCGGCAGTTTTTAAGTACCGAAGTCGGCCCCGATAATATTAAGACCCGGTCAGAGACCGCGCTTTCAGCAAACCTGTTTGACTCATTAGCGATGAAATTATCTTTTATTGTGTCTTTTGAAACACAACCGCTACCTGATGTCCCTAATCTGAATACCGAAACCTCACTGAGTGTGGTTTACCGGTTCTTTTAA